The DNA window GCATGGAATCGCCCAGGAGGAAGTCCTGATCCATCGCGGCGAGCCGGTAGGACGGCGAGTTGAGGCTTGCGGCATTTGAAGGTTCGCTGTCAGCCATGGAATAGGACTCCTGTCACGCGGCCTGCACAAAGCATACTTTCCGGTCCCGGTTAACCCTTTTCGGCCCGGCAAAGACATGGTCGAAGGTCCACAAAGTGGAATGCCCCTGTCCGTGGCGCTCCCATTGCCGCGCGGCGCAACGGAGCACGAGCCAGATTTGTTCCGACCTTTCCCCGATCGAAGCCGGGGAAAGTCATTTTCCCTATAGCCGCTCGCGCCGCGGTGGCTATATCAAGGGCGCACATGGGAAGGGCGGAAAACGGCCCCAACAGGAAGCGAGCGCCAGCCAATGGACCATTTGTCTTCGACGATGATAGCCCGGATTCTGCCGGACGATGGATTGCAAGGAGTTCTTGTCGGACGCGTCTGGCGCCCTGGGATCGGACCCTCCGTCGTCGCCGTCAGGGAGGACGGGCTCTTCGATATCTCCTCGACCTATCCGACGGTGAGCGGCCTTGCGGCTCTCGAGAATCCTGCGCATGCGGTGAAAGCCGCCAAGGGCGAGAGGATCGGCTCGCTCGAAGAGGTCGCCGGCAATACCGCGCCGGACGGCCGTGATGCGTCCAAACCCTGGCTTCTCGCGCCGATCGATCTCCAGGTCATCAAGGCAGCCGGCGTTACCTTCGCCGTGTCCATGCTGGAGCGCGTCATCGAGGAGCGCGCACGAGGCGACGCCAGCGCCGCGGCCGCCATCCGGGCCGAGGTCCTGCGGCTCGTGGGCGATGATCTGAGCCGTCTGAAGCCCGGGTCGGCCGAGGCTATGGCCCTCAAGGAGGTTCTCGTCGCCCAGGGGGCGTGGAGTCAGTATCTCGAGGTCGGCATCGGACCCGACGCGGAGGTGTTCACCAAGGCTCCGACGCTCTCGGCCGTTGGCACCTTCATGGATGCGGGCCTGCACCCCAAATCCACCTGGAACAATCCCGAGCCCGAGGTGGTAGTGATCGTCACGGCTCAGGGCAGGATCGTCGGGGCCACCCTCGGCAACGACGTGAACCTGCGCGATTTCGAAGGGCGCTCTGCGCTGCTGCTCTCGAAGGCGAAGGACAACAACGCATCGTGCTCCGTCGGACCGTTCATCCGGTTCTTTGATGAAACCTTCTCGCTCGATGACGTGCGCCAGACCACGGTGACGCTGACGGTCGAGGGTGAAGACGGGTTCAGGCTCGAGGGCTCCTCGTCGATCACGAAGATCAGCCGCGATCCCGAGGACCTTGTCGCTCAGACCATCGGTCCCCACCATCAGTACCCGGACGGGTTCGCGCTCTTCCTTGGGACGATGTTCGCGCCCACGCAGGACCGGAACGAGGCCGGCATGGGCTTCACGCACAAGCGCGGCGACACCGTCACCATTGCGGCTCCCAAGCTTGGAGCGCTGGTCAACCGCATGAAGCCGAGCTCCGAATGCGAGCCGTGGACCTTCGGCATCAGCGCTCTCATGTCCAACCTGGCCCAACGGGGCCTCATCAACACCAGACAGGCAGGTTAACGATGACGAAGAACTATATTGCAGGCGAGTGGCTGTCGGCGACGGAAGCCTCTGCGAACGTCAATCCGTCGAACACCAACGACGTGGTGGGCGAGTATGCCCGCGCTTCAGTGGCGGAGGCCGAGCGCGCCATCGCAGCGGCTTACGATGCCTTCCCGGCCTGGTCGCGCTCCTCGATCCAGCAGCGCCACGACATTCTGAAGGCGGTCGGCGACGAGATCCTCGCCCGCAAGGAGGAGCTTGGCCGCCTGCTCTCCCGAGAGGAGGGAAAGACCCTGCCGGAGGGCATCGGCGAGGTGACCCGTGCCGCTCAGATCTTCCTGTTCTTCTCCGGCGAGTGCCTGCGCATGGCTGGCGAGAAGGTGCCGTCCGTGCGGCCCTTCATCGACGTGGAGATCACCCGCGAGCCGGTGGGCGTCGTCGGCCTGATCACGCCCTGGAACTTCCCGATCGCAATCCCCGCGTGGAAGATCGCCCCAGCTCTCGCCTACGGCAACACGGTGGTGTTCAAGCCGGCCGATCTCGTGCCGGGTTCGGCCCATGCCCTGTCCGAGATCATCATCCGGGCCGGAGTGCCGGCGGGCGTGTTCAATCTGGTGATGGGACGCGGCTCGGTGGTGGGCGAAGCCATGCTGCAGAGCCCCAAGGTGTCGGCCATCTCGTTCACCGGATCGGTGCCCACGGGACGCAAGGTCGCCCAGACCTGCATCACGGCCGATCCGATGAAGAAGGTTCAGCTCGAGATGGGCGGCAAGAACCCGATGGTGGTTCTCGACGACGCCGACCTGAAGGTGGCCGTGGAATGCGCGGTCAACAGCGCCTTCTTCTCCACGGGCCAGCGCTGCACCGCTTCCTCGCGGCTGATCGTGACCGAGGGCATCCATGACAGGTTCGTGGCCGCCATGCAGGAGCGTATGCAGGGGCTGGTCATCGACGACGCCCTGAAGGCAGGCACGCATATCGGTCCCGTGGTCGACCAGAGCCAGCTCGACCAGGACCTGAAGTATATCCGCATCGGCCAGGAGGAGGGCGCCAAGCTGGTCGCCGGCGGCGAACTGCTGAAGCGCGAGACGCCCGGTTTCTATCTGGCGCCTGCGCTGTTCACGGAGGTGAGCAACGAGATGCGCGTGGCGCGGGAAGAGATCTTCGGACCGGTCGCCACGGTGACCCGAGCAAGGGATTACGATGAGGCGCTGGAGCTCGCCAACGATACGCCGTTCGGTCTCTCATCCGGCATCTGCACCACGAGCCTGAAATACGCTTCGCACTTCAAGCGCAATGCGGAAGCCGGCATGGTGATGGTGAATCTGCCCACCGCCGGCGTCGACTACCATGTGCCGTTCGGCGGTCGGAAGAGCTCGTCCTACGGTCCGCGCGAGCAGGGCCGCTATGCGCAGGAATTCTACACCACGGTGAAGACTGCCTACACCTTCGACGGTAACGGTCCTTACGTGCCGAAGACCAAGTCGAGCGAGTAATTCAATTACGCTCGTACGTCGTATGGCCTCAGCGTTTCCGTCCGTGAGACGCTGAGGCTTTTGACTTATGTGATGATCGGGCGTGTGAATTTGACGCTCCTTCCAGCGCGAAGTAGTTCGTGCTTTCAGATTCAGATGTGAGATACACATCCACATCCAAACCAGCGTTAACTTTATCGTCAAAACTCGGGCAGCTTTTGGTCCGGTCCATTGAACTTTGCCATGGGAACGCCATCATAGGCTTCCAAGAGGACTTGTACTTACAGGCCTGAACTTCTGCAGCGGCAAACATTGTTGCATTCACCTTCATGCTTTCTCGCGTGGGAAACTGAATTGCAATTTCGTTCGGTTGCGAATGCATGCTGCTGGTTCTGCGCACCGGTAAGTGGCGCCCCGTCAATAGTAGAGAACTCAATATGGTTACTTCCCGGCGTTATCTTATTGCTTCCTCGCTTGCACGTCTGATCCGCAAGGAGAGGGGAGGCAATCGTGTCACGGAGGGCCACTTCCCCAATCAGGCAGACCGCAGCTCCTTCGTGGTTGTAGAGGGCGACAAGGGCAGCCTCGTTCTGCTCCATGCAGGGCCCAACGGCCCCATTGAGGAGAGGACCGAAGTTCCTCGGGCCCATGCAGAGGCTCTTCTCGATGTCACGCCCGGCAAGCTTGATTATCTGCTCACTCATCTCACGGTCGGCACGCGCGACATCCAGATCGTCCGTTTCGTGACGCCCGGTCCGCTGGATCTGATCTCCGTCCCGTTCGAGAGCGATGAGGAAGCGAGAGATTTCCGGCCCCTGTCCTGGTTCGGACCGGATGTGACGACGGAAGTGGCCTACCAGAACCGATCCATCGCCCTTGAGGGCGCGCCTCAGGCGCCCGATGTTCCGATGTCGAACGCGGCTCTCAACAGCCTGCTCGATACTCTCGAAAACCGGTACTCCGCGCCTCGCGGCTATACCCCCAACGCTCCGGCACGCAGCTCTGCTGAAGCCGGAACCGGGCAGCGCAATGCTCCGCCGACCGCTCCTGCACAAGGGAATGAGAGAGCGGCTCAGCCACAGCGGGGCGTTCTGTCCAGGCCCGCGGCTTCGGTTGATGCGGATATGGGGGACGACGATGCGGGCGACGACAACGATCTGAACCTCAACATCGAGGACAACGTCATCCGCGAGCTGGCCCGCTCGCTCCGGCCCCAGCGCCGCTGATCGCTTGCTCCATCGAGGACCAGGAAAAGCCTGCGCCGTGCGAACGGCGCAGGCTTTTTCAACTCGGCAGCACGATGCAGCTGCCGCCGGCCGTGCGGATGTTGCGGCATAGCTGCTCGGCCGCCTGCCGCGTCTCGGCGGGAGCGCGGACGCGGTAGAACGTGCGTGTGCCGCGATAGCGTAGCCGCGTTCCAATGATCATGGGCCGCACATCCTTCAGGAGCGACGCGTAGGCCTGGCTGGTGCGCCTGAACGTTGCGAGCGCGCGCTCCTTCGAGAAATTGCCGGCAAGCTGAACGCCCCAGGGCGCAAAAGGCGCC is part of the Microvirga terrae genome and encodes:
- a CDS encoding fumarylacetoacetate hydrolase family protein, whose amino-acid sequence is MDHLSSTMIARILPDDGLQGVLVGRVWRPGIGPSVVAVREDGLFDISSTYPTVSGLAALENPAHAVKAAKGERIGSLEEVAGNTAPDGRDASKPWLLAPIDLQVIKAAGVTFAVSMLERVIEERARGDASAAAAIRAEVLRLVGDDLSRLKPGSAEAMALKEVLVAQGAWSQYLEVGIGPDAEVFTKAPTLSAVGTFMDAGLHPKSTWNNPEPEVVVIVTAQGRIVGATLGNDVNLRDFEGRSALLLSKAKDNNASCSVGPFIRFFDETFSLDDVRQTTVTLTVEGEDGFRLEGSSSITKISRDPEDLVAQTIGPHHQYPDGFALFLGTMFAPTQDRNEAGMGFTHKRGDTVTIAAPKLGALVNRMKPSSECEPWTFGISALMSNLAQRGLINTRQAG
- a CDS encoding aldehyde dehydrogenase family protein, with the translated sequence MTKNYIAGEWLSATEASANVNPSNTNDVVGEYARASVAEAERAIAAAYDAFPAWSRSSIQQRHDILKAVGDEILARKEELGRLLSREEGKTLPEGIGEVTRAAQIFLFFSGECLRMAGEKVPSVRPFIDVEITREPVGVVGLITPWNFPIAIPAWKIAPALAYGNTVVFKPADLVPGSAHALSEIIIRAGVPAGVFNLVMGRGSVVGEAMLQSPKVSAISFTGSVPTGRKVAQTCITADPMKKVQLEMGGKNPMVVLDDADLKVAVECAVNSAFFSTGQRCTASSRLIVTEGIHDRFVAAMQERMQGLVIDDALKAGTHIGPVVDQSQLDQDLKYIRIGQEEGAKLVAGGELLKRETPGFYLAPALFTEVSNEMRVAREEIFGPVATVTRARDYDEALELANDTPFGLSSGICTTSLKYASHFKRNAEAGMVMVNLPTAGVDYHVPFGGRKSSSYGPREQGRYAQEFYTTVKTAYTFDGNGPYVPKTKSSE